Proteins from one Pleurocapsa minor HA4230-MV1 genomic window:
- a CDS encoding recombinase family protein — MKIIAYLYSDPLLEIAPDRDIWGLEVDRVYQDIGGHQQLQKLIADCALETPKYLLVRRLEELGDNLEIICDRLNQLESLGVEIIATEQDYSSPQWGQLKREQLKLKLSNLLQEIQTNKQRQRLEQGHARNRLKMLPPPGKAPYGYRRGQDRYLVDKSTAPVVKDFFERFILFGSLRGAVRYLEKRYGKKISPTTGRNWLTNPVYRGSLQYQKQSKNQSIISHTHTAIINSEEAAQIDRLLRRNRSLPSRTASAPRSLAGLVVCQQCQLGMNITRVTQHHKQTEYLYLRCPKCPKKPKCKAIAYAQVLTQTITKICLELPLAVAQLELPPDSAIKKSGEQKILKQQAILQQLLDLEEQGILDQETVALRTYKLRTEIAQLEINMAQLPPGNLKAIAQAVSLPQFWLDLSEAERRFYFREFIQQIVIIPPEHESKSWSIELKFIF, encoded by the coding sequence ATGAAAATTATTGCTTATTTATATAGCGATCCTTTATTAGAAATTGCTCCCGATCGAGACATTTGGGGTTTAGAAGTCGATCGCGTCTATCAAGATATAGGAGGACATCAACAGCTACAAAAACTAATTGCAGATTGCGCCTTAGAAACGCCTAAGTATTTATTAGTTCGTCGGCTTGAAGAATTGGGAGACAATCTGGAGATAATTTGCGATCGCCTTAATCAATTAGAGTCTTTAGGAGTGGAGATTATTGCTACAGAACAAGATTATAGTTCGCCCCAATGGGGTCAGTTAAAACGCGAACAATTAAAGCTTAAATTAAGTAATTTACTGCAAGAAATACAAACTAATAAGCAACGTCAGCGCCTCGAACAGGGTCATGCCCGTAATCGTTTAAAAATGCTGCCTCCACCTGGTAAAGCGCCCTACGGATATCGTCGGGGACAAGATCGTTATTTGGTGGATAAAAGTACAGCTCCAGTAGTTAAAGATTTTTTTGAAAGGTTTATTTTATTTGGTTCTTTGCGGGGTGCAGTTCGTTATCTCGAAAAGCGTTATGGGAAAAAGATTTCCCCCACTACAGGACGCAATTGGCTGACTAATCCTGTCTATCGAGGCAGTTTACAATATCAAAAACAATCTAAAAATCAGTCAATAATTTCTCATACCCACACGGCAATTATTAACTCCGAAGAAGCAGCGCAAATAGATCGTCTACTGCGTCGCAATCGCTCTCTACCCAGTCGTACCGCTAGCGCACCTCGATCTTTGGCGGGTTTAGTTGTCTGTCAGCAGTGTCAGTTAGGGATGAATATTACTCGCGTGACGCAACATCACAAACAAACTGAATACTTGTATCTGCGTTGCCCTAAATGCCCAAAAAAACCTAAGTGCAAAGCGATCGCCTATGCTCAAGTTTTAACTCAAACCATTACTAAAATTTGCCTTGAGCTACCTTTAGCAGTTGCCCAATTAGAACTTCCTCCTGACTCGGCGATTAAGAAATCTGGTGAGCAAAAAATTCTTAAGCAGCAAGCTATACTCCAACAATTACTCGATTTAGAAGAACAGGGGATCTTAGACCAAGAAACTGTCGCTTTACGCACCTATAAACTCCGTACCGAAATTGCCCAGCTAGAAATCAACATGGCGCAACTGCCTCCAGGTAATTTAAAAGCGATCGCCCAAGCCGTTTCTTTACCACAATTCTGGCTAGACTTATCCGAAGCAGAAAGGCGGTTTTATTTTCGCGAATTTATTCAGCAAATAGTAATTATTCCTCCTGAACATGAATCTAAGTCTTGGAGTATCGAGCTAAAATTCATTTTTTAA
- a CDS encoding peptidase domain-containing ABC transporter, producing MKYSVVLQHSETDCGAACLGAICQHYGRTLTLNTLREAVGTGQLGTTMLGLRRGATSLGLNARPVRASPNIVDQLKSASLPAIIHWQGHHWVVLHGQRRNKYIIADPAIGIRYVSRQELIEGWLDWVMLLLEPDPSRFHDQPDEKTDRGLGRFFQQLWAYRRTLIGALICAQIIGLLSLAYPFLIQILTDDVLIRGDRQLLTGLAIAVIAMNLVSAWLELVEYNLITHFAQKLELGLVLEFARTLLRLPLTYFEARRSGEIVSRLEDVQEINQLVAQTVISIPSRLFIAIISFGFMVFYSQSLTLVVIAIAMVMTISTTILLPTLQQKVRRVMVLDSENQGVLVETFKGALTLKTTAAAPQLWEEMQLRFGSFANQTYRTAQIGIFNFTFSKLVSSIGSITLLWYGSTLVFSDKLSIGQLLAFNSMTANFLGLISTLIQFVDEWTRVRTAIDRITEIIEHTPESQIDKNKPVVKLANKADIICEDVSFSYPGRVELLQDFSLNIPGGQVTALIGKSGCGKSTLTKLIANLYSTQTGNISIGLYNQSDIDLDCWRQQVVLIPQDAHFWSRSIIENFTLGNPQVSFEQILQACNIAGADEFIRKMPDKYQTILGEFGANLSGGQKQRLAIARAIVNNPPVLILDESTGALDPVSEHQVLERLLYHRHNKTTVMISHRPKVIERADWIVMLDQGKLQIQGTPAELSHLSGEHLDFFDRPFAQDNSNGQKAIRGF from the coding sequence GTGAAATATTCAGTTGTTTTACAGCATAGTGAAACAGACTGTGGTGCTGCTTGTCTGGGAGCAATATGTCAACATTATGGACGCACTTTAACTCTAAATACCCTGCGGGAGGCGGTAGGGACAGGGCAATTGGGAACGACAATGCTAGGGTTGAGGAGGGGTGCAACATCTCTTGGTTTAAATGCTCGTCCTGTTCGAGCTTCTCCTAATATTGTCGATCAGCTTAAATCTGCTTCCTTGCCTGCAATTATTCATTGGCAAGGTCATCACTGGGTAGTGTTACACGGTCAACGCCGTAATAAATATATTATTGCTGACCCCGCAATTGGCATTCGTTATGTTTCTCGTCAAGAACTAATTGAAGGTTGGCTCGATTGGGTCATGCTGTTATTAGAACCCGATCCAAGCCGATTTCACGACCAACCAGATGAAAAAACCGATCGCGGTTTGGGGAGATTTTTTCAGCAGCTATGGGCTTATCGGCGTACTCTAATTGGAGCTTTGATTTGCGCTCAGATAATTGGCTTACTTTCTCTAGCTTATCCCTTTTTGATTCAAATTTTGACTGATGATGTCTTGATTCGGGGAGACAGGCAACTATTGACGGGATTGGCGATCGCCGTAATCGCTATGAATTTAGTCAGTGCCTGGTTAGAATTAGTTGAATATAACCTAATTACCCATTTTGCTCAGAAGCTAGAATTGGGGCTGGTTTTGGAATTTGCCAGAACCCTTTTGCGTTTGCCTCTAACTTATTTTGAAGCCCGTCGGAGTGGAGAAATAGTCAGCCGTTTAGAAGACGTGCAGGAGATTAATCAGCTAGTAGCCCAGACGGTAATTAGCATACCCAGTCGGCTTTTTATCGCCATTATTTCCTTTGGATTTATGGTGTTTTACAGTCAATCTCTAACTCTAGTAGTAATTGCGATCGCGATGGTTATGACCATTTCGACGACTATCTTGTTACCCACCCTCCAGCAAAAAGTCCGTCGAGTGATGGTTTTAGATTCAGAAAATCAAGGGGTATTGGTGGAAACTTTTAAAGGTGCTTTGACTCTTAAAACTACCGCTGCTGCACCGCAATTATGGGAAGAGATGCAGCTACGCTTTGGCAGCTTTGCCAATCAGACTTATCGTACTGCTCAAATTGGAATTTTTAACTTTACCTTTTCTAAATTGGTATCGAGTATTGGCAGCATCACTTTGCTTTGGTATGGTAGCACTCTAGTTTTTAGCGATAAGTTAAGTATTGGGCAGCTATTGGCTTTTAATAGCATGACCGCTAATTTTCTGGGTTTGATTAGCACCTTAATCCAGTTTGTCGATGAATGGACTCGTGTGCGTACTGCCATCGATCGCATTACAGAGATTATCGAACATACTCCCGAAAGTCAAATAGATAAAAATAAGCCAGTAGTTAAGCTGGCAAACAAGGCAGATATTATTTGCGAAGATGTTAGCTTTAGCTATCCTGGCAGAGTCGAGTTACTGCAAGATTTTTCTTTAAATATTCCTGGGGGACAGGTAACTGCATTGATCGGTAAATCTGGCTGTGGTAAAAGTACCCTAACTAAGTTAATCGCCAATCTCTACTCAACTCAGACTGGAAACATTAGCATTGGTTTATATAATCAATCCGACATTGACTTAGATTGTTGGCGACAGCAGGTAGTTTTAATTCCGCAAGATGCCCATTTTTGGAGTCGTTCGATTATTGAAAACTTTACTCTCGGCAATCCTCAAGTCAGCTTTGAACAAATTCTTCAAGCCTGTAATATTGCTGGTGCAGATGAGTTTATTCGCAAAATGCCCGACAAATACCAAACTATCTTAGGCGAATTTGGCGCAAATCTTTCTGGTGGTCAAAAACAACGGCTGGCGATCGCCAGAGCAATAGTCAACAATCCACCAGTTCTAATTTTAGATGAATCTACAGGCGCACTCGACCCCGTTAGCGAACATCAGGTTTTAGAACGACTGCTTTACCATCGACACAATAAAACAACAGTTATGATTAGCCATCGTCCCAAAGTGATTGAACGAGCCGATTGGATCGTGATGTTAGACCAGGGAAAACTCCAGATTCAGGGAACTCCAGCCGAATTAAGTCATCTATCTGGAGAACACTTAGATTTTTTCGATCGACCTTTTGCTCAAGACAACAGCAATGGTCAAAAAGCGATTCGCGGATTTTAA
- a CDS encoding response regulator: MHTNQANSQSRQPIRNILKVILVDDQKFVQHKLQQMLSEEVDLKIVGVANDGETAIALVETLEPDVVLIDIEMPKMNGIEATKIIAERFPDCKILILSSYEHQEYVQNIIVAGADGYILKTSSAEDLVTAIHSVCNGYAHFGSELFKKIQLAQNAEGISGIESSKPIVANDYATLSPQNIPQQLASRQADELLPPVSRWLTWGGISVVTIIALAIPATAIFQYKTVVKAQAIARPVEELHLVQAAVEGQVAQILVKEGEAVAQGEAIATIDRSRFQTKQNQLESGIKQQKLQLGQLNAQIIGLQTQIIAETERNQAEIAAARSELAGSQRNYQDKSTEVTTQVEESEAQVRAVTAGLKAAQAKHNRYQSVAKAGAIGKNQLAEAELEVRQQEQELEAAQAKLKRGISALNPSTAEIETYQQRIEQVKKSGRATIASLNRETEALIQQRIEIDRQVEQDTAELNQVNQELTKTQIAATATGTIFQLGLNNQGQTVQPGQEIAQIIPENFQIEMKAAVSPQDISKLKVGQGVQMRVSACPYPDYGTLQGRVTQIAQDTTSKPPSQSENDFQVKKATAFYEVAIAPNSNTFGRQEHQCSLQLGMESQADIISREETMLQFILRKARLTSNL; this comes from the coding sequence ATGCATACCAATCAGGCTAATTCTCAATCTAGACAGCCTATTAGAAATATCCTCAAAGTTATTTTGGTTGATGACCAAAAGTTTGTTCAGCATAAGCTACAACAAATGCTATCTGAGGAAGTCGATTTGAAAATTGTCGGCGTTGCCAATGACGGTGAAACGGCGATCGCTTTGGTAGAGACTTTAGAACCTGACGTAGTATTAATTGATATTGAAATGCCAAAAATGAATGGCATTGAAGCAACTAAAATTATTGCCGAGCGTTTTCCTGACTGTAAAATTTTGATTTTGAGTAGCTACGAGCATCAGGAATATGTACAGAATATTATTGTGGCGGGGGCAGATGGCTATATTCTTAAAACCAGTTCAGCCGAAGATTTGGTAACGGCAATTCACTCAGTTTGTAATGGCTATGCTCACTTTGGTTCAGAATTATTCAAAAAAATTCAGTTAGCCCAGAATGCCGAGGGAATTTCTGGAATCGAAAGCTCAAAACCGATAGTAGCTAATGATTATGCTACTCTTAGCCCACAAAACATTCCTCAACAACTAGCATCAAGACAAGCCGACGAACTATTGCCGCCTGTAAGTAGATGGCTGACTTGGGGTGGAATTTCTGTAGTTACGATAATTGCCCTAGCTATTCCAGCAACCGCTATTTTTCAATACAAAACAGTGGTCAAAGCTCAGGCGATCGCTCGTCCTGTAGAAGAATTACACTTAGTTCAAGCGGCAGTAGAAGGGCAAGTTGCTCAAATTTTAGTTAAAGAGGGTGAAGCTGTAGCGCAAGGAGAGGCGATCGCCACTATCGATCGTTCTCGCTTTCAAACTAAGCAAAATCAATTGGAATCAGGCATCAAGCAACAAAAATTGCAGTTAGGGCAGCTTAATGCCCAGATTATTGGTTTACAAACTCAAATCATCGCTGAAACTGAACGTAATCAAGCTGAGATTGCAGCAGCCAGATCCGAATTGGCAGGGAGTCAACGCAACTATCAAGATAAAAGCACCGAGGTTACTACTCAAGTTGAAGAATCCGAGGCTCAAGTTAGAGCGGTTACAGCAGGCTTAAAGGCTGCCCAAGCTAAACATAATCGTTATCAATCGGTAGCAAAGGCGGGAGCAATCGGCAAAAATCAGTTGGCAGAAGCAGAACTAGAGGTTAGACAACAAGAACAAGAATTAGAAGCTGCACAAGCTAAACTAAAGCGAGGGATCTCTGCCCTCAATCCCTCAACCGCAGAGATTGAAACCTATCAACAGCGTATCGAACAGGTAAAAAAATCTGGTCGAGCTACTATAGCTAGTTTAAACCGAGAAACAGAAGCTCTAATTCAGCAACGCATTGAGATCGATCGCCAGGTAGAACAAGATACAGCAGAATTAAATCAGGTTAATCAAGAGCTTACTAAGACTCAGATCGCTGCCACCGCTACTGGCACAATCTTTCAGCTTGGTTTGAATAATCAAGGACAAACTGTACAGCCTGGACAAGAAATCGCCCAAATTATTCCCGAAAACTTTCAGATTGAAATGAAAGCAGCAGTATCACCTCAAGATATTAGCAAGTTAAAAGTAGGACAGGGGGTTCAAATGCGCGTTTCTGCCTGCCCTTATCCCGATTACGGCACTCTTCAAGGTAGGGTAACTCAAATTGCTCAAGATACTACTAGTAAACCACCTAGCCAGTCAGAAAATGACTTTCAAGTCAAGAAAGCTACTGCTTTTTATGAGGTGGCGATCGCTCCTAATAGCAACACCTTTGGGAGACAAGAACACCAGTGTTCACTGCAACTGGGGATGGAAAGTCAGGCTGATATTATCTCCAGAGAAGAAACGATGCTTCAGTTCATACTAAGAAAAGCCAGGCTTACTAGCAATCTTTAA
- a CDS encoding NAD-dependent epimerase/dehydratase family protein, whose amino-acid sequence MKLAIIGCGYVGSAVARLWHTAGNEVTVTTTTAERVEELQAIASQVVVVTGDDLSGLKQVVANQDVVLFSIGSKQRTLEVYRQTYLETAKNLVAAIKANSGVGQLIYTGSYGIINDQSGQAIDETVTVNPKDEFGEILAQTEQVLLGASADFKTCILRLAGIYGPGRELIKIFRRVAGTTRPGSGESYTNWVHLEDIVRAIDLAKDRQLEGIYHVNSDEVMTTKEFLQRLFVAHNLPPVTWDSSQTSPRTYNMKLSNQKIKSVGFELAHPNIEFI is encoded by the coding sequence ATGAAGTTGGCGATTATTGGTTGTGGGTATGTAGGTAGTGCGGTAGCGCGTTTATGGCACACAGCAGGAAATGAAGTAACGGTGACTACCACTACAGCCGAGAGAGTAGAAGAATTACAGGCGATCGCTTCTCAAGTAGTTGTGGTGACGGGGGACGATTTATCAGGCTTGAAACAAGTGGTTGCTAACCAAGATGTCGTCTTATTTAGTATTGGCTCAAAGCAACGTACTCTTGAAGTTTATCGTCAGACGTATTTAGAGACAGCCAAAAATTTAGTAGCTGCAATCAAGGCTAATTCTGGAGTTGGGCAACTTATTTATACTGGTAGTTACGGGATTATTAACGATCAAAGTGGTCAGGCGATCGATGAAACTGTCACCGTAAATCCTAAAGACGAATTTGGGGAAATTCTCGCTCAGACAGAGCAAGTATTACTTGGCGCATCAGCAGATTTTAAAACCTGTATTTTACGCTTGGCAGGTATATATGGGCCAGGAAGAGAGTTAATCAAGATCTTTAGACGGGTTGCTGGGACAACTCGCCCAGGATCGGGAGAAAGCTATACCAATTGGGTTCATTTAGAAGATATTGTGCGGGCGATCGATTTGGCTAAAGATCGGCAGCTAGAAGGTATTTATCACGTAAATAGTGATGAGGTGATGACGACTAAAGAGTTTCTCCAAAGATTATTTGTGGCTCACAATCTGCCTCCTGTTACCTGGGATAGTTCGCAGACTTCCCCTCGTACTTATAATATGAAACTGTCTAATCAAAAGATCAAAAGTGTCGGTTTTGAATTAGCTCATCCTAACATTGAGTTTATCTAG
- a CDS encoding HAD family hydrolase: MSRLPDILALDFDGVVCDGLLEYFATTKQAYKLIWSAEIDDSFAPSFYRLRPVIETGWEMPILLRALVTGISEAEILTSFQAIALQITEAEGLSKQEVVQKLDGVRDDWIKHNLADWLSLHRFYPGMIEQLKQILNSAVKLYIVTTKEGRFVKQLLQQQGIDLPAAQIIGKESKRPKYETLRIIRDRHQQPGENIQITFVEDRLPALQQVAQQEDLKFVELFLADWGYNLEGDRAIATQDKRIKLLSLERFQQDLTSW; encoded by the coding sequence ATGTCTCGACTTCCAGATATTTTGGCGTTAGATTTCGATGGTGTAGTTTGCGATGGTTTACTAGAATATTTTGCTACTACTAAACAAGCTTACAAGCTAATATGGTCGGCAGAGATTGACGATAGTTTTGCCCCCAGCTTTTATCGTCTGCGCCCCGTGATCGAGACGGGTTGGGAAATGCCAATATTACTCAGGGCATTAGTAACAGGGATATCTGAAGCAGAGATTTTAACTAGTTTCCAGGCGATCGCCCTCCAAATTACTGAGGCAGAAGGACTATCAAAACAGGAGGTAGTGCAAAAATTAGACGGGGTTAGAGATGACTGGATTAAACACAATTTAGCCGATTGGTTGAGCCTACATCGCTTTTATCCTGGGATGATCGAGCAATTAAAACAGATACTTAATTCAGCAGTAAAACTCTATATTGTCACTACCAAAGAAGGACGTTTTGTTAAGCAGCTACTCCAGCAGCAGGGAATAGATTTGCCCGCAGCACAAATTATTGGCAAGGAAAGTAAACGTCCCAAATACGAAACCCTAAGAATTATCAGGGATAGACACCAGCAGCCAGGTGAAAATATCCAGATTACCTTTGTCGAAGATCGTCTTCCCGCTTTACAGCAGGTGGCACAACAAGAAGATCTCAAGTTTGTCGAGTTATTTTTAGCCGACTGGGGCTATAACCTAGAAGGCGATCGCGCGATCGCAACTCAAGATAAACGGATCAAACTGTTATCTTTAGAGCGTTTTCAACAAGATTTAACTAGCTGGTAG
- a CDS encoding DUF433 domain-containing protein has translation MSTATDIGTLVTSSPDIGNGRPIIAGTKTSVRRVVVLYKQGANAEEIARRMSHLNLAQVYAALAYYHVNRDEIEADLAEEDAEYSKLASLHSQKA, from the coding sequence ATGTCTACCGCTACTGACATTGGCACATTAGTCACCTCTTCCCCAGATATTGGTAATGGTCGTCCAATTATTGCGGGAACAAAAACTTCTGTTCGTCGAGTGGTTGTTCTATATAAACAAGGTGCAAATGCTGAAGAGATTGCTCGCCGTATGAGCCATCTTAACCTTGCACAAGTTTATGCTGCTTTAGCTTACTATCATGTTAATCGTGATGAAATTGAAGCAGATTTGGCTGAGGAGGATGCGGAATACTCAAAGCTAGCATCATTACATAGCCAGAAGGCTTAA
- a CDS encoding DUF5615 family PIN-like protein translates to MSKILLYIDEDSMDGDFVYALRSRNVDVLTVADVGMLHKSDEEQLDWANQNGRVIFSFNTRDFYRLHTTLIEQGLSHAGIILAPQQRYGIGDLMRGVLRLINTIPSVEMQGQLEFLSNWIS, encoded by the coding sequence GTGAGCAAAATACTTTTGTATATTGACGAAGACTCGATGGATGGGGACTTTGTATACGCTTTGAGATCTCGCAATGTGGATGTATTAACAGTTGCGGACGTAGGAATGCTCCATAAATCTGATGAGGAGCAGCTAGATTGGGCAAATCAAAACGGTCGAGTCATTTTTAGTTTCAATACCAGAGACTTTTACCGATTACACACTACTCTAATCGAGCAAGGCTTATCTCATGCAGGAATTATTTTAGCTCCACAGCAACGATACGGGATTGGTGACCTAATGCGTGGAGTGCTGAGACTGATCAATACAATACCTTCAGTTGAAATGCAGGGACAACTAGAGTTTTTGAGTAACTGGATTTCATAA
- a CDS encoding BrnA antitoxin family protein, whose amino-acid sequence MKAEYDFSQAQRGAVIPQTGKTRITIYIDDDVLATFRERSESAGKGYQTMINEALRQYLEKVKQPVDEETLRRVIQEELEELRSAK is encoded by the coding sequence ATGAAAGCGGAATATGATTTTAGTCAAGCTCAACGGGGGGCTGTTATTCCCCAAACTGGTAAAACTCGTATTACAATCTATATTGATGACGATGTGCTTGCAACTTTCCGAGAGCGAAGTGAATCTGCTGGCAAAGGTTATCAAACTATGATAAATGAAGCTTTGCGACAGTATTTAGAAAAAGTGAAGCAGCCAGTAGATGAAGAAACACTACGCCGAGTTATTCAAGAGGAACTCGAAGAGCTTCGTTCAGCAAAATAA
- a CDS encoding DUF3252 domain-containing protein, with translation MIILPGATVKVTNSDDIYFNYQGLVQRIDDAKVAVLFEGGNWDKLVTFNLSELAAVDLTKKKK, from the coding sequence ATGATTATTTTACCTGGCGCAACGGTTAAAGTTACCAATTCTGACGATATCTACTTCAACTATCAGGGATTGGTACAGCGGATTGATGATGCTAAAGTAGCAGTGCTATTTGAAGGTGGCAACTGGGACAAATTAGTGACCTTTAATCTATCGGAATTGGCAGCGGTAGATTTAACCAAGAAGAAAAAATAA
- the purL gene encoding phosphoribosylformylglycinamidine synthase subunit PurL yields the protein MSEIGSTPFSAEEIASEGIKPEEYQEIVKRLGRHPNKAELGMFGVMWSEHCCYKNSRPLLSQFPTTGDRVLVGPGENAGVVDLGNGLQLAFKIESHNHPSAVEPFQGAATGVGGILRDIFTMGARPIAILNSLRFGNLEDARTRRIFQGVVEGISHYGNCIGVPTVAGEIYFDRAYSGNPLVNAMALGLMETAEIVKSGASGIGNPVLYVGSTTGRDGMGGASFASSELTDNSMDDRPAVQVGDPFLEKSLVEACLEAFKTGAVVAAQDMGAAGLTCSTSEMADKGGVGIELDLDLIPAREPGMTPYEYLLSESQERMLFVAQKGREQELIDIFHKWELHAVVAGSVIESPVVRILFQGEIAAEVTATALADDTPIYHRELLTEPPAYAKEAAQWTTDSLPGCDYQGIDVQGTYKTWNEILLQLLDTPTIASKQWVYRQYDHQVQNNTILLPGGADAAVIRVRPIDAKPENCNIGVAATTDCNPRYVYLDPYEGAKAAVAEAARNLSCVGAEPLAVTDNLNFGSPEKPVGYWQLANACKGIADACRELSTPVTGGNVSLYNETVDSEGNPQPIYPTPVIGMVGLVPDLTKICGQSWTKEGDVIYLLGNSNYVLGGSEYLAAVHGKVAGKPPVVDFALEKSVQAACRYGIRQGWIQSAHDLAEGGLAVALAEACIGNSLGATVKISVSDQRLDEILFGELASQIVVSVSPAIVEIWETYLHDNLADCWSKIGVVEQPQSALKILTNDNLSLINVKIKMLTITWSQAIENRLVF from the coding sequence ATGTCTGAGATTGGGTCTACCCCCTTTAGTGCTGAAGAAATTGCCTCAGAAGGTATCAAACCAGAGGAATATCAAGAAATTGTCAAGCGTCTAGGTCGCCATCCCAATAAAGCAGAGTTAGGTATGTTTGGGGTAATGTGGTCAGAACACTGCTGTTACAAAAACTCTCGACCTCTTTTAAGCCAGTTTCCCACTACAGGCGATCGCGTATTAGTTGGGCCAGGAGAAAACGCTGGCGTAGTCGATTTAGGTAACGGTTTACAGCTAGCATTTAAAATTGAATCCCATAACCATCCTTCGGCAGTCGAACCGTTTCAAGGGGCGGCTACAGGTGTGGGGGGCATTCTACGAGATATTTTTACGATGGGTGCGCGTCCGATCGCCATTCTGAATTCTTTACGCTTTGGTAATCTAGAAGATGCCAGAACCAGACGTATATTTCAAGGTGTAGTTGAAGGAATTTCTCATTATGGTAACTGTATTGGCGTGCCGACGGTAGCAGGAGAGATTTACTTTGATCGGGCTTATTCGGGTAATCCTTTAGTCAATGCGATGGCACTAGGACTAATGGAAACCGCTGAAATTGTCAAGTCTGGGGCATCGGGTATCGGCAACCCAGTACTTTATGTCGGTTCAACCACTGGCAGAGACGGTATGGGAGGAGCAAGTTTTGCTAGTTCAGAGTTAACCGATAATTCAATGGACGATCGCCCTGCGGTACAGGTAGGAGACCCCTTTTTGGAAAAATCCCTAGTAGAAGCTTGCTTAGAAGCCTTTAAAACTGGTGCAGTAGTAGCAGCACAGGATATGGGGGCAGCAGGATTAACCTGTTCTACCTCCGAGATGGCGGACAAAGGTGGCGTGGGTATTGAACTAGATCTAGACTTAATTCCCGCCAGAGAACCAGGTATGACTCCCTATGAGTACCTTCTGTCTGAGTCTCAAGAAAGAATGCTGTTTGTGGCGCAAAAAGGTAGAGAACAAGAATTAATTGATATTTTCCACAAGTGGGAACTTCACGCAGTAGTGGCGGGTTCAGTAATTGAATCACCAGTAGTCAGAATTTTATTCCAGGGAGAAATAGCAGCAGAAGTTACCGCTACTGCTTTAGCGGATGATACTCCTATCTATCACAGGGAATTGTTAACCGAACCCCCTGCCTATGCCAAAGAAGCTGCTCAATGGACGACAGATAGTTTACCTGGCTGCGATTATCAAGGGATAGACGTTCAGGGAACTTACAAAACCTGGAATGAAATTTTGCTCCAGCTCTTAGATACTCCCACCATCGCCTCAAAGCAGTGGGTATATCGTCAATATGACCATCAGGTACAGAACAATACCATCCTTCTACCTGGAGGGGCAGATGCAGCGGTAATTAGAGTTCGTCCCATCGATGCTAAACCTGAAAATTGTAACATTGGCGTAGCAGCAACTACTGACTGTAATCCACGCTATGTCTATCTAGATCCTTATGAGGGTGCAAAAGCAGCCGTCGCCGAAGCAGCCCGCAACCTCAGCTGTGTTGGGGCAGAACCCCTAGCAGTAACGGATAATCTCAACTTTGGCAGTCCTGAAAAACCAGTAGGCTACTGGCAACTTGCCAACGCTTGTAAGGGGATAGCAGATGCCTGTCGAGAATTGTCTACTCCCGTAACGGGGGGTAATGTTTCCCTCTACAACGAAACTGTAGATTCAGAGGGTAATCCTCAGCCGATTTACCCAACTCCCGTAATTGGCATGGTGGGTTTAGTTCCCGATCTAACTAAAATCTGCGGACAGTCTTGGACTAAAGAAGGAGACGTTATTTATCTTTTGGGTAACTCCAATTATGTTCTCGGTGGATCGGAATATTTAGCAGCAGTTCACGGTAAGGTAGCAGGAAAACCTCCTGTAGTTGATTTTGCTCTCGAAAAAAGCGTTCAGGCTGCTTGTCGCTATGGTATTCGTCAGGGATGGATTCAGTCGGCTCATGATTTAGCCGAAGGTGGATTAGCCGTTGCCTTAGCCGAAGCCTGCATTGGTAATAGTCTGGGCGCAACAGTCAAGATCTCCGTCTCCGATCAGCGTTTAGATGAAATTTTGTTTGGAGAACTAGCAAGCCAGATCGTTGTATCTGTAAGTCCAGCTATAGTTGAGATCTGGGAAACTTATCTCCATGATAATTTAGCCGACTGTTGGAGCAAGATTGGTGTAGTTGAACAGCCTCAATCAGCACTAAAGATTTTAACAAATGATAATCTATCGTTAATTAATGTTAAGATCAAAATGTTAACTATTACTTGGTCACAGGCGATAGAAAACAGATTAGTCTTTTGA